The following nucleotide sequence is from Mucilaginibacter sp. cycad4.
AGCAGTTTGGGCCGATTTTAATAATGATGGATGGCTTGATGTATTTGTAGGGGCAGAGGGTTTTAACAATGGCGATAGCATTAATATCCACCGGAGTATGCTTTACATGAATAACCGCAATGGCACCTTTACCGAAGTTGGCTATAAAGCTCATTGTGATGTGATGGCATACGTGAAAGGGGTTACATCGGCAGATTTTAATCATGACGGATGGCCGGATATTTTTATTTCAACAATGGACGGGCGCAAGTATCTTTTAAAAAATAAAGGCGGCAGCGGAAATACCCCCGACTTTGAAGACGTTACCAAACAATCGGGGATATTGGCAAACACCAACAGCACTTTTACCACCTGGTTTTTTGATTACAACAATGATGGCTGGCAGGACATCCTGATTGCCGATTACAAATTCGAGGCCCCGCTGGGTTATTATTCGGCTGCTGAAGCGCTCGGAAAGCCCATATCCAACGCCGGAAATATCTACCTGTATAAAAATAACCACGATGGCACTTTCACCGATGTTTCTAAACACACGGGCCTTGATAAAGTAGTGTTTAGCATGGGGGCAAACTTTGGCGACATTGATAACGACGGCTTTCCCGACCTCTATTTTGGCACAGGCAACCCGGATTTTGGCTCTCTTATACCCAATAAGATGTTCAGGAACATGGCTGGACAGCGGTTTGAAGATATCACAAGTATCTCCGGGACGGGGAACCTGCAAAAAGGACACGGCGTGGCCTTTGCCGATTTCAGGAACCGTGGTTTACAGGATATCTTCATTGAAATGGGCGGGGCTTATGCCGGCGATGCCTACACCAGCGCCTTGTATGTAAACCCCGGTCAAAACAACAACAACTGGATAAGCATAAAAGCCGAAGGTGTGAAATGCAATAAGGCTGCCATTGGCAGTCAATTAAAAGTAACATTTATTGATAACGGAGTTAAAAGAACTGTTTACCGGGACATTAATTCCGGCGGCAGTTTTGGCTCATCGCCAATACAAGCGGAAGTAGGCGTGGGGCATGCCGGCACTATCGAAGAACTTGAAATTACATGGGCTGGCAGCCATGCCGTTCAGCGGTTTCATAATTTGAAGGTAAACCAGTTTTACCGCATTACCGAAGGAAACGGAAAACCTGCTTCGGTTCAATTAAAAAAGCTAAATTTCAATGAAATGGCGGGTATGCCGGTGGCAATAAACAGGTGAAATGGCTGTTCTGCATGGGTTAAAATATAATTCCCTTAACACAATTTATTTAATATTTACTTAACTCCTTCCGTTCGTACTTTTGATGTAAAATAATGGTTAATCAGTAAAATCGGACCGATCATTAATAATAAGTGTCTTATCTTAGCTGCAACTGAAGTATGAATGCATTAGTTGATTTAGTACAAACCTATGGGCTCTGGCTGGTATTCCTGATCACGCTTTTACAGAGCGTAGGGTTACCATTACCTGCATTTGCAGTGCTGATCGTAACCACAGCTGTCACGCCGGCAACTGAAGCGAATATCATCATACTAATTTTAACAGGATCATTGGGTACATTAGCAGGCGACCTCATATTATATTTTGCCGGGAAGAGATACGGAACGGGGATCCTTGGGAAATTATGTAAAATTTCTATTTCACCGGATACTTGTGTTCGCAGCACCGGTGATATTTTTGAACGCTATGGCGCCCCTGCGTTAACTA
It contains:
- a CDS encoding CRTAC1 family protein, translated to MPKNVIVSFALSFARGKTRLNIYAKFLLLIPVMSMVSSCRESSERKMMQIIADLKVKDHNSRNSFCPEAKVAQCDSLLKLPGRENDFYLLNTKAKLLLETGDEKQAVAIYKKIISGADSSKRDLFEPDMALAYMRLGERTNCMLNHNRMSCTYPIRDNAVHVNQTGSRNAIKVYERILKKHPADLESRWMLNVAYMTLGHYPDSVPKPFLIPGLDKTSAAKIKPFTNMAANVGIKLNSRAGGVIADDFNNDGYLDIVTSGTELDDHMHYFQNNQDGTFTDKSETSGLLKFTGGLNIQQTDYNNDGKMDIFVLRGAWKKNGFGNQPASLLRNNGDGTFTDVTIPGGLLFYHPTQAAVWADFNNDGWLDVFVGAEGFNNGDSINIHRSMLYMNNRNGTFTEVGYKAHCDVMAYVKGVTSADFNHDGWPDIFISTMDGRKYLLKNKGGSGNTPDFEDVTKQSGILANTNSTFTTWFFDYNNDGWQDILIADYKFEAPLGYYSAAEALGKPISNAGNIYLYKNNHDGTFTDVSKHTGLDKVVFSMGANFGDIDNDGFPDLYFGTGNPDFGSLIPNKMFRNMAGQRFEDITSISGTGNLQKGHGVAFADFRNRGLQDIFIEMGGAYAGDAYTSALYVNPGQNNNNWISIKAEGVKCNKAAIGSQLKVTFIDNGVKRTVYRDINSGGSFGSSPIQAEVGVGHAGTIEELEITWAGSHAVQRFHNLKVNQFYRITEGNGKPASVQLKKLNFNEMAGMPVAINR